The region GGAAACATCGAACGTTTTCCTCACGTCGTAAAATGCCTGAACAATGACGGAGAGATAACCATAGACTTTTTTTCCTGGATTTGCCAGTATTCTTTCCGCCACTTCCTTTTGAACCATTATAATGGCCTTCTCAAACTCACACTCTATGATTTTTTCGATGATGGGACCCGTTATGCTGTACGGTATGTTGGATACACAGATGGTTCCCTCTGGAACATCCTTTGCCTTGAGGAAGTCTTCGAACCTTATCTCGACGTTAGTATATCTTGCCAGTCTCTCTTGGAGAACTGGAGCGAGGCTTTCGTCTATCTCGTAAGCGACCACTTTCGCACCGGTTTTCGCGAGCTCTTCCGTTAACGTTCCAGCGCCCGCTCCTATTTCCACGACCACGTCGTTTGGTGTGAGATTTGCTTCTTTTACAATCCTCCTTGCCACACGGTCATCCGAGAGAAAGACCTGACCCAGGTACTTTTTGAGTCTTATGTTATACTTCTTAAGATAGTCGGAGGTCTTCAAACCACATCCCTCGCCATCACCCTGAAATTTATCTCCGGGAATATGGCATCCAACC is a window of Thermotoga sp. DNA encoding:
- the rsmA gene encoding 16S rRNA (adenine(1518)-N(6)/adenine(1519)-N(6))-dimethyltransferase RsmA gives rise to the protein MKTSDYLKKYNIRLKKYLGQVFLSDDRVARRIVKEANLTPNDVVVEIGAGAGTLTEELAKTGAKVVAYEIDESLAPVLQERLARYTNVEIRFEDFLKAKDVPEGTICVSNIPYSITGPIIEKIIECEFEKAIIMVQKEVAERILANPGKKVYGYLSVIVQAFYDVRKTFDVSKSHFIPNPEVDSTVMEMKRKEVNLDYRRFKKFVSMIFSKKRKTLRNNLRPFLSVFEGLDLSKRAEQLTLGEIFELYEIWRRSVECSRE